TTCTGAAACAAGGTGATAACATATTATAGAATATACAGATGGTGTTGATCcgcctcttcttatttattttctaCGGAAATGTTTTCATTTGGGTTTTGGGCATTGGAAATGTTCTTGTGGGTGGCGATTTTTATGCTTTGAGTTAGATGACATTGTTTTTTTCATTATACCATCACATATGCACCCTAAGAGAAAATGAGTCTACAAGACACTAAATGTGACCATCTATGACAATACCTTTATATTCTTTTGCACTATAGAGGAACTAgtaacacatgcatgcatattactagtctaaattactccccactatgaccagtctAAAATGGGATGTGATCTGCCAATTAAatgagtactccctccattccataatgtaagacgttttttgacactacactagtatcaaaaaacgtatattatgggacggagggtgtAGTTTACAAAACAATATTGTTACTTGGAGTAATAGGAGTATAATGGCTTACTTTGGTCTTACATCAGTTCAATATATGACAATCTTCCTTTCTGTAATAATCATAGCTAATCCTGTTTGAGCTACTAATTAATTTGTTGACTCCACTAATTACTGATGTAGCAAGTACTGTAGTTCGATTTAGTTGCTTCATCTTCCACAGTATTAAATCGGAGTTATGAATCGTGGCCCGTGCTGAAAACTAAGAGGAGACACCAAATAGGCAAGTCAGTTTTACTATTGTCACATTGTGCTACTATACTAAACCAGGAAAGCAGACACGTGTGCGTGTTGTTTAGACGTATCTCTGTTTCAGTGCTCTGCTTGGTCTGTTTACGCGAGCATAGTATTCTGAAAGTAGAGTAGTACGTGCTCTGTTTCACTCTTACCATGATGAAGAAACAATATGGTATTCTGAATCCCAAGCACATACACTGCACGTCCACTCCCCAAAGAATTTTTACTTTAGTTTTAGTAGTGTGCTCAACCTGCTTCTATTTACACGCATCTGATCGAGTTTCCTTCCTTATGTGCAGCCTACACAGCCTGAAGGCTGGGGCGAGCTGCCATGTGATCTGATAAAGCGGATTGTCAAGGATTATCTGTCTTGTGGAATCGACAGACTACGCCTCTCATGGATCAACCCGCACTGGGGCAAGACCATCTGCGATATGAAGCTGCCAGAACTGCCGTGGATGTTCCTTCCTTCAAGCAGCACTCCGATGTTTTTCGAACCTGTGACTCGGTGCCTGCACAAGATCTGGCTTCCGGCTGCACTTAAGAGTGGGCGGCTGTGTGGGTCACGGGGGCCATGGGTATTCATCAGTACTAAGGACCCGGAGCCACAATTCACTCTATACAACCTATGCAATGGAGAGAAGAGAGGTCGCATTGACCTGCCGTTGACGATACTGGACAAGCAAGGGGTGACTCGCTGCGCCAGGGTTGAGATGGCAGCCCTCTCACTCCCCCCTTCAACCGCTGGGTACACGGTGGCTGCCGTGGTACACATTGGCCAATCCCTTGATTACACCATAGCGACGTGGGAGTTCAAGGAGGATCACTGGACCGAGATTGGGAGTGCAGCAGACAGGGTGCTGGACATTTTGTTCTATCAGGGCTCCTTCCACTTCCTCACGTCCAATGAAGATCTCATCAGGCTTGTTCCGGAGGGCCCCTCCTTCAGAATGGTGAGGTATCATGTTGAGTTACGCTCGAGCAAACCGCTGGATGATCTCTATGAAGCTCAGGATGGTACCATGCTGAGGAGGTACCTGGTGGAGTCCACAGCAGGACATCTTCTGTTTGCCGTGAAGAAGACTCATTGTAGCAAGAGGACGGTTGATATCAAAGTTTTCCGTCTGTCTGTTGACGATGCCGGCCAGGCCACATGGGTCCACTACAAGAACACAGCGGGTGAAATGATTTACCTAGGTCAGGCTTCTTCCATATCATGTGTCACTCAGTCTGAGCCCACTATCCATTTTCTTGATGACCGTCTGGTGAAGAGCGAGGATGAGGCGGATCGCTACCACAGGAGGGACATGGGAGGGTTGCGACCCCATGTCCTCCAGGTTAGTTGGTACAGTTACCGAACACCAAACGAGGAATCCAGGTTCAGCTATCGAGCACCAGATGACATAGGAGCGACTGACGTACCAACACCGGTTTGGTGCGAGCCCCAGTCTGATGGATTTACCATGTGACTGACTGCCACTCCTGTGACCATCATCGTCAATGCTTAGTCCAGCTCCGCTTGTTTTCATGGATTGACATTACCCTTTTCTCTCTTTACTCattatatatatagagagagtgtGCTAGCTGTATGTGGATTCTGCTTTCTAGGATTGCAATTCCTGGAAAAGGGGAATTTCCGAGTATTGGTTCTACCATGTTAGTGACCGTCACTCCTGTGACTATCATCGTCTCTCTGCTTGCGTAGTCATAATGCGTCCTTTCAGATTTTGCTTGTATGAAAGGTGATTGTTACATGGTTAGTAATAACAGAGACAATTCTAGTGATTTTTGTTCCATTGGAGCTTGGACATCAACGCTTTAATATGCTGACCAGAATTAAGTGTTTATGACTATAGAATGCGTCTTCATGCCAGCTTGATATTTCTCGAGCATTTGACTCCCTTTCATGGCCATTCCTCAAGCACA
Above is a window of Triticum aestivum cultivar Chinese Spring chromosome 6B, IWGSC CS RefSeq v2.1, whole genome shotgun sequence DNA encoding:
- the LOC123136183 gene encoding uncharacterized protein; this translates as MKLPELPWMFLPSSSTPMFFEPVTRCLHKIWLPAALKSGRLCGSRGPWVFISTKDPEPQFTLYNLCNGEKRGRIDLPLTILDKQGVTRCARVEMAALSLPPSTAGYTVAAVVHIGQSLDYTIATWEFKEDHWTEIGSAADRVLDILFYQGSFHFLTSNEDLIRLVPEGPSFRMVRYHVELRSSKPLDDLYEAQDGTMLRRYLVESTAGHLLFAVKKTHCSKRTVDIKVFRLSVDDAGQATWVHYKNTAGEMIYLGQASSISCVTQSEPTIHFLDDRLVKSEDEADRYHRRDMGGLRPHVLQVSWYSYRTPNEESRFSYRAPDDIGATDVPTPVWCEPQSDGFTM